The sequence GGACTCATAATCCCAGCAGATCTCTCTTGAACTGCTACACGTTCTTCTTCCGTTGCAGTCACATCTTGAACTGCTACACCTTCTCCTTGTGTCGCAGTCACATCTTGAACTGCTACACCTTCTCATGTTGTCGCAGTTATGCCTGGTATACCTACAGCATCTCCTGCTGTCGCAGTTACGCCTGGTACTGCCACACTTTCTCCTGCTGTCGTTGTTacgtcttcatcatcactccagtcAAACGCTGGATTCAACTGATCAGTCTCAGCTGATACACCAGTCACCTCGGTCTCAATAGAATGACCAGGCTGATCACTCTCGTTGCTAGTCGAAACTGTTGGCTGCTGCAACACAGACGTTtcattcttatatgggaaactattctcacaaaactggacgtctcttgacactagaaattttctttcatccaagtcatatacttgccatgcctttttaccaaacggatatccaagaaaaacacacctccttcctctacttgcaaatttatcCCCTTTATTACTTTGATCATGCGCATAACACAGGCACccaaacactttcaactgattatacggaggttgttttccaaacaatatttcatacggcgttttattttccagaataggtgtaggagtacgattaatcaaatacgcagctgtcaatgcgcattctccccaaaaccgtattggcaagttggcttgaaatctcaaagcccttgccacattcaatatatgttgatgctttctctccactcttccatttttttgcggagtgcctacacacgatgtttcaaaaactatcccattagtcttaaaatatccacgcaatgaattaaactcggtaccattatcacttctaacaattttgatgtctttatcaaattgtcgtttcacaagagcaatgaaatcaagaaacgttcgttcaactgccgttttattttgaagtaaatgaatccacacacctcttgaaaaatcatctactattgttaaaaaatactgtgctccacaagacgatgtagccctataaggaccccataaatctatatgaatcaactcaaaaatacaactggatttactTAGACTACTAGTAAAGCTACTCCTATGTTGTTTCGCTCTTGGGCAAATGTCACaaacttcattatgcttcttcagtctactcacacccggcaacctttgcaatactttttctgatggatgtcccattcgtcgatgccacatctcgtatgattctccactgactgccataacttcaacttgaggcacaccacagaaaatatacagtccaccttgtcgttcacccattccaatcaccttcctcgtcaaccggtcctgtataagacataaactgttagtacattgtaccgtacatattaattcatcaataagttgtgtgactgaaattaggttacaagttatttgaggcacataaagcacattattaagtctcaaaccgccctgcagaataatagtccctattttctcagattgtgcatattttccatctgggagtccaacagtacacttcacaatatctttcacatcaatcatgtcatctcttctacacgtgacatgatttgtagctcccgtgtcaataatccaattcggtttagtttgcttaccttgaagttgggacgtatttttctttgcattcaaaaactcaagcacctgtctgagttgtgttgcggttactcccatcaaatctgagccgtctgaggaatatggaccatttgactgctttgtctctgatatatttagattatgtgctcgaacctgattgcccgttccttgtcctctacctcaTCTTCCATTCGCAAATCCACCACGACCTCTACCACCGGTTCTTCCACCtcgaccatatcctcttccacttctaggtttatctccccaccattcagggtatccaataagctgaaaacaaccttcatccgagtgtccttgtctgctacAGTGCTTGCAATATTTATTAGGATCATAAGTGTTATTGAGAGTACGTTGATCAGATTGTACCTTGAACGCCATAACATTGTCATGAACTTCCGGTGTGGCAGCTACATCTCCTCTTCTGAGACGTTCCGAGTTTATCATTGTTTGATATGCTACATCTATTGAAGGTAGTGGATCTCTTGCCAACAATTGTTCACGCAAGGAACCATAGACAGCATCTAgtccaattaagaaataatgtagtaaatcttcttctctcaaagtactaacctgtgttgcaatatcacactcgcacttgccacacttacacgttggtaccttcatatatgtgatcatctcatcccatatcttatcCAATCTTCCAAAATAAGCAGCCACACtttctgtttgtttttgtttacactcacttaaagatgtctttagctggcatgtccgtgttccacttacaacacaaaaccgTCTCTTCAAGTGGTTCCATAACAAGTTGGCATCATCATAGTCTCCCAAACTCGATATGAGTGATGGCTCCAATGtgttgctgatccaagagacaagCATTGACTGAATTGCCACCCATTCTTCCAACTGTTCACTTTCTTTAGGTTCTTGGattgttccatcaatgaaaccaaacttcctcttagctattaatgatcttcttatggctctagcccattcatcatagttatgtccttttagaacaaccggtgtgataattatacctggaccatcactggatcctaggtgatatactggattcttcttttgtgtatcataatctatattcttgTCTTTGCTTGATTCTCCATCTCCACCCATTCTCAATGATTTTTTTCGGTTTTCAactggctcgtgatgccatgttaaaactttggtaaattccTTTCTTGATTTTATTCATAGTCGTtctatagatatttatacatgaccgataacttggagactcaaaactttcctaagacacggatttgagactttccttataagtctcaaaatcatgacttacatggacaatcctttcctaatatatcacttaccttatcggtctcaCATTAGTGACTTACATGGataatactttccatagactgacaactacggtcttggaaagtattacactTTCCTTAATAGTTAACTTTTTGTTTTTTGAGTAGGCCGTTTTTTTAGCTTTCATTTTTTAAGAAAACCCCAATATCTCTAATGTTCACACTGGATAATCAGTATTGTTCTTTTGCACGAGTATATTGCTTATACCGCCAGAAAAAATTAGATCTATGTAGATTCGTGGAATTCCTGAAATCAGTCGTATTATTAGAGTTTTGAACGACATCCAAATATGCATTATGTATGATCTAGATAAAAAAAACCGTCTTTTACTTGTGAAATATTGAAGTTACTAGAGTAATTGCAAACTACATATTTCTTATCCATCTGAAATTAACGAGATACTAGAGTAAATCTTCAAGATATCTCATTACCGTAACGAGGTAATTTTCTTATATTACCACATTTAATTTGATGGAATTGTGTTATATTAGAACTCTTTACATTCAGTGGTGTTAATTACCTAGCATATTGTTAACTATTTGTCGAATGGTCCGTGTGAATGTATCATAGTGATCATACTACAACCTGTAGCAGATTCACCTGCTAGCTTACCATTAGCTATACTTAATGAACCAACCTGGACTCCACCTCCTCAACCTTTCTTTACAATaaatttctaaaaatctaaaaagGAATAATTCAGGAGTCGTTGGATTAATTTTGAACGATTTTACAGGTGCCTGGAGGGGTTGCAGGTCTAGGAGCTTGGGAAATGTGCTAAGTGCTGAGCATGCGGAATGCTATGCTTTTCTGGATGCCGTAAACTGGAGCAGTGAGATGCAGTTGATGAATGTGATTTTTGAATTGGATTTGAAGAACATAACAGACTACATCAATAGCTCCGTGCTTACTATCACTTGGGAGAACGAAAACATTCTGCTTGATGCTCTAGCTTGATTGAATTTACTTCCGAACCAGAAAGTTTGTTATGCGAAAAGATCATGTAATAATGCAACAGATGTGCTTGCAAAATGCAGTAGGAAGTTTCGCATTACCAATAATTGGTACGATGAACCTCGACAGGTATTACAGGGTCAGGTgttgttgattaataaaaaaaaaaaaaaaaaaaaaacctgtgTTGTGGTATCCTAGCAAGTCTGTTGACCTAAAATCACATGCACATCTCGAGCTATGTGGTATTACTACTTTGGATGAACGGCATACATATGATTGGAAATTGGGAAAGAAGATGCGcatcaaaaagattaaaatctGAGCCTGATCTTTACCTCCCTCAACACATGTACACTCAGACTAACAATAATGCCATCACCATTATAATATGTATTCTGTTCTGCTCTGATCTAATCTGTTTTTTACTTCTTTAATTCTAGCttctaatttttcttttgttttctttcccCTTTTTTTCCCTCAAAAGAACAACTACTACCACCAATTAACATTACATCTATCTACTACACTtataataataatacaataatACCCCTATTCCCTCCCTAATCATCTCTCCCACGCATGCTTACATTTTGAAATTTCGAAGACTTTCTATTCATTATGGAAGTTGTGAACATTATTAGATTTCATAATCTGTAACAACGTGGAACCTATACTGAAAGCTGTCAAATTTCCACTACCCAACACAAATTCAATTATCAGTAGAGTAATTCAAAATCATTTAGAAGTTGTTGCTTCACTATCTCTTTCATTTTGGTCTTTGGTTTAATCGGTTCAAATATCATTTTCAATAAAGCATACATTAGAAGAAAAACTAGCTCATTTAATGGAGGACCAGCTTTGCATGCTTAGAATCCATTATTTATATCAAGTTTGTTAAAGATATTGAAACCCAATCCCATTCCCATCAATCAAAAACCTGGACACAAAAATAAATACTAGTACTACTTAATAGCATTTCCGCTTCCTTTATTTAAACTTTTGCTTTTAAATATTGGTACTTAATTAGTTTTATATTCTCTTAAAAAGACAAATACACCATTTCTTATATACTCGAATGAGATAAGACTCCGCTTATATCAATCATCTCGAGTTCTTCATTTTCTCTGTCTAATCTCTCAGGGATCTAAAACTTGGTAAGCTTACATCTCTGAAAGATCCTAGCTAGAAATGGGTGGTGAGGCATGTTCAAGATTAGGTACTGGGTTTTGTTCAAGATTAGGAGAATCATGGAAAAGAAAGAAGCAAAACTTGAATGAAACAGTATCTAAAAGCAAAGTTGGAAAATATTTCAAACTAGAAGCAAGAAAGACTTGTTTCACTAGAGAGATATGTGCAGGTACAGCCACTTTTCTCACCATGGCATATATCATAACGGTTAACGCAACAATACTCGCTGACTCCGGTGGAACGTGCTCTATCCAAGACTGTACTCCACCATCAATCGCCTCGAACACaaccaacaatatcatcaatgatCAGGAACCAACTCCAGACTGCAAATTCAAACCAAATATAGGCTACCAAAATTGCCTAACCAAAACCAAAAGTGATCTTATTGTCGCAACTGTATTAACTTCACTATTTGGTTGTGTAGGAATGGGTGTTTTTGCTAACCTTCCTTTAGCTGTTGCACCAGGAATGGGAATCAATGCTTACTTTGCATACAACTTAGTGGGCTTACATGGATCAGGACCAATGACATACCAGACAGCTCTAGCTGTGGTATTAGTCGAAGGTTGTGCGTTTCTCGCAATAGCCTTGATTGGTTACCGAGCTAAACTCGCTCGGCTTATACCTCGTGCAGTTCGACTAGCTTCCGCCGCTGGCATCGGTCTCTTCATCGCGTTCACAGGCCTCCAAACCCAACAAGGAGTAGGTCTTGTTGGGCCTAGTTCTTCGACGATGCTAACATTAGCAGCTTGCTCTAGAATTAACCCGGTCACAGGCGCATGCGAAGGTGGAATTTTACGGAGTCCGACGTTTTGGCTCGGCACCACTGGGCTGTTAATCATGTCTTACGGATTAATGAAAAACATCAAAGGTAGCATGATATATGGTATTGTTTTTGTTACATTAGTTTCCTGGATCAGAGGTACTAGTGTGACATTTTTTCCCGACACACAAATAGGTAACACTAAATATGATTATTTCAAAAAGGTTGTGGATTTTCAAGGAATTCAAACCACAGCTGGTGCAATCAGTTTTAGTGAGTTTAATAGGAGTGAAGTTTGGATAGCTTTGGTTACAATCCTTTATGTAGATGTTTTAGCAACTACAGGTACATTGTTTTCCTTAGCTGAAGTTGGAGGATTTGTTGATGAAAAagggagatttgaaggtgaatatATAGCATATATAGTTGATGCTATAGCTACAATTATCGGCTCTGCTCTAGGAACTAGCCCGACTGCGGTCTATGTGGAATCAACAGCCGGGATAAAGGAAGGAGGCCGAACAGGTATAACAACTATAGTTGTCGGGTTTTACTTCTTGTTGTCATTGTGTTTCATACCTCTGTTGGCTAGTGTACCTCCATGGGCAATTGGACCTTCACTAGTTATGGTtggaatgatgatgatgaaagtGGTCAAGGATATTGATTGGGATAACATTAAAGAAGGTGTTCCTGCTTTTGTTACAATTTTGTTGATGCCATTAACTTATTCCATATCTAATGGGATTATCGGAGGGATTATGGTTTATGTAGCTCTTAATTTCTATGATTATGTGGTTATGTCTGTAAAATGGGTAATGGGTTTGATGAGAAAGGCTATGGGGGGTGTTCAGAATCAGGTTTCAGCTACTAACACCAATGAACCAATCTCTGTAATTGCTCCATAAATGCAAATTCAACTTGTTATTTGAAATTTCCTTTGACGAACATTCAAGTTTTGTTTCACTCTTGTTTCTAACTGAATTTCTTTGTCTATGCATGTCTCTTGTTATGCAATGTTTAAGTACATGTGTGGGTCAGAATAAGAACAAGTTGGGTTCTACCATGACCATGGTGGGTATACAACAAATGTTAAGATTTTTGATTCATGGTTGACATCAGAAAGAGTTTTATCCACTCGAGTCTTGACCAAGGGTGTGGCCAAGAATTGAGCAACACAATCAAAGCGAAGCATTTGTACGTAGATTTGAGGTCTTTGGTAAATCCAATAACAGCAAAAGTACAAGAGAAAAACCTAAAAGCAAATATCTTGAAAGAGAGATCAATAATGTGTATGCAGAACAACAAAGACGGAATATGGGTGTGATAAATTTCTTACTTAGCACCATTTTTTCCCTATCTTTTCCTTTTGTTCTTTTAATATTCCTTGGCCATTCTGTCAtcttaaaataaaaaattcaactCAAATTAGACTAAACGTTGTAGATAATCCTCTATAGAGTGACAAAATTTTAAGTGTAGATATTAACGACCTGAAATTAAAACTCGGCAGTATCCTAATTCTTACCGTCTGATCAAAGAACAAACTAGAATAAGtaattaaaacataaaatcttATACTGTAGGATTTTTTGTGAGCCTTGGAATGAGAATATCCTTTGGAGATCACAAAAGGTGACCAGTGAAAGTGAATTTTCAAAAAAGTAAAAGCAGATTCGAAGATAGAAAGAGACATGTGAATGAACAAACATCTTAAAGAAAACAGTTAAACGGAAAGATATGAGGGTGAGTGGAAGGGTGATGGGAGATAAGTCTGAATCTTAAGTGCAACAATGTTAAGAAAGTAGGAAGTTAAGCACAAAAAAGATCCCGAAATATCAATTGTTGCTCGTGGAAGTTTAATGGGTCTAATCTCTTGCATTCTAATTTTGTTTCTTCATTCAGCTCCTTCTGCTTTAGCCCAAGTTAACGGTAAGTTCTAAATTTTGAAACTTAAGTGATATATAGCACATGCATCATACTATGACTAACAACAACTAACAGATTTATATTGAGTTCACAAGATTGAAATTCTTTATTTCAGTATAAATCTTAATCGAATCTATAAAACATTTTACATAATCTAGAGGGAAGAAAATCGGTAGTGATTTAATGCCTtaaagaacttacatgtacagaGTTTATCAGTATTGATTGTGGAGCGACAAGTGATTACACTGATCCAAGCACTGGATTACAATGGATTTCGGATACAGGTTTATTTCGTCATGGTACGGTAGTCGAAATTGATAGCCCAAACAGAGACATTTCACAACACTGGAGACGTCGAGATTTCCCTGCTGACAGCAAAAAGTATTGTTATACATTAAGAACAACCAAGAGAAGACGGTATCTTGTCCGGGCTACATTCCAGTATGGCAACTCGGGAAACGGAGATCCATATCCCAAATTTCAGCTCTACTTGGATGCTACTATGTGGTCAACTGTGACTATATTTGATGCTTCAAGGGTCTACGTTGAAGAAATGATTGTCAAAGCACCTTCTAGTTTAAT comes from Papaver somniferum cultivar HN1 chromosome 7, ASM357369v1, whole genome shotgun sequence and encodes:
- the LOC113298229 gene encoding adenine/guanine permease AZG2-like, with the protein product MGGEACSRLGTGFCSRLGESWKRKKQNLNETVSKSKVGKYFKLEARKTCFTREICAGTATFLTMAYIITVNATILADSGGTCSIQDCTPPSIASNTTNNIINDQEPTPDCKFKPNIGYQNCLTKTKSDLIVATVLTSLFGCVGMGVFANLPLAVAPGMGINAYFAYNLVGLHGSGPMTYQTALAVVLVEGCAFLAIALIGYRAKLARLIPRAVRLASAAGIGLFIAFTGLQTQQGVGLVGPSSSTMLTLAACSRINPVTGACEGGILRSPTFWLGTTGLLIMSYGLMKNIKGSMIYGIVFVTLVSWIRGTSVTFFPDTQIGNTKYDYFKKVVDFQGIQTTAGAISFSEFNRSEVWIALVTILYVDVLATTGTLFSLAEVGGFVDEKGRFEGEYIAYIVDAIATIIGSALGTSPTAVYVESTAGIKEGGRTGITTIVVGFYFLLSLCFIPLLASVPPWAIGPSLVMVGMMMMKVVKDIDWDNIKEGVPAFVTILLMPLTYSISNGIIGGIMVYVALNFYDYVVMSVKWVMGLMRKAMGGVQNQVSATNTNEPISVIAP